The following proteins are encoded in a genomic region of Sulfurovum indicum:
- a CDS encoding calcium:proton antiporter — MSLFKQFSKEYSLFLAVITFLGITYFEHALVQTTAGNLIGFGTLFVVIIYAAMSVAHHAEKLAERFGEPYGTLILTMSAVIVEIVIIVIMMMHAENPELARDTIYSAVMLDINGLLGLAAIIGGIKHGEQPYNVDSSNSYLSMLLVAIGIAMVLPEFIDPVYHHRFMWFNVVVFVFLYIIFTRVQLLSHKYFFEYNGDSENRDSETVCEKEESCELQHEINAWYHAFNLVISIIVIGVLAEILSLFMGNTLETFGLPLAIGAVGVAVISAAPELITAVRAAVDDRMQTVINIALGASLATVLLTIPAVIMASYYLEMELNLSLTPVQTMMIALTLLVSMVNFNDGETNVLEGFLHFILFIVFVFLLFI; from the coding sequence ATGAGTCTTTTTAAACAGTTCTCCAAAGAGTACAGTCTCTTTCTGGCAGTTATTACTTTTCTGGGTATAACCTACTTTGAACATGCACTGGTGCAGACTACAGCAGGAAACCTTATAGGGTTTGGTACTCTTTTTGTAGTGATCATCTATGCGGCAATGTCGGTAGCACATCATGCAGAAAAACTGGCCGAAAGGTTTGGAGAGCCTTACGGAACGCTTATTCTTACGATGTCGGCTGTGATAGTAGAGATCGTGATCATCGTTATCATGATGATGCATGCAGAGAATCCGGAACTTGCCAGAGATACCATCTATTCAGCAGTGATGCTTGATATAAACGGGCTTTTGGGCCTTGCAGCGATCATAGGCGGGATCAAGCATGGAGAACAGCCTTACAATGTAGACTCCTCAAACTCCTATCTCTCTATGCTGCTGGTTGCTATCGGTATAGCAATGGTGCTGCCTGAATTCATTGATCCTGTTTATCATCACCGGTTTATGTGGTTCAATGTGGTAGTCTTTGTCTTCCTTTACATCATTTTCACTCGTGTGCAGCTTTTGTCTCACAAATATTTTTTTGAATATAATGGGGACAGTGAAAATAGGGACAGTGAAACAGTATGTGAGAAGGAAGAGAGCTGCGAACTGCAACATGAGATCAATGCCTGGTATCACGCTTTCAATCTGGTTATTTCGATCATTGTCATCGGCGTACTTGCAGAAATTCTCTCTCTGTTTATGGGTAATACTTTAGAGACCTTTGGGCTGCCGCTTGCTATTGGTGCGGTCGGCGTTGCTGTGATTTCGGCTGCACCGGAGCTGATTACCGCTGTACGGGCGGCTGTTGATGACCGTATGCAAACAGTTATCAATATTGCACTCGGTGCATCATTGGCAACGGTCTTGCTGACGATCCCTGCAGTGATCATGGCCTCCTACTATCTTGAGATGGAGCTTAATCTCTCTTTGACTCCGGTACAGACGATGATGATCGCATTGACACTTTTGGTAAGTATGGTGAACTTTAATGACGGGGAGACAAATGTACTTGAAGGTTTTCTCCACTTT
- a CDS encoding DUF3972 domain-containing protein: MEKLMKPAEYAKELGISRQAVYAKIKRGILTAKDVEGKLYIVVDNEDNKSQTTARPPSPKSTESAKTATLKSDKPVSKELHKDYKALLSAKDETIAVLKDTVKDLKKSNKQITRTLRGEIDLLKEAFHEMRALYMHQLEFQKPTEEAIDVLSEEAEEKRHWISVKKLFKKFGLDKTKQQEKFLKRLKKAWKSGDERIVKVEGKFRLDASETYEDLLK, encoded by the coding sequence ATGGAAAAGCTGATGAAACCTGCAGAGTATGCCAAAGAGCTTGGTATCTCCAGACAGGCGGTCTATGCAAAGATCAAGCGTGGTATATTGACAGCGAAGGATGTAGAGGGTAAGCTTTACATTGTGGTTGACAATGAAGATAATAAGTCTCAAACGACTGCAAGGCCCCCTTCCCCCAAAAGTACAGAAAGTGCCAAAACAGCAACCTTGAAATCGGACAAGCCTGTCTCAAAAGAGCTTCATAAAGACTATAAAGCACTGTTGTCTGCAAAAGATGAGACGATTGCCGTACTTAAAGATACAGTCAAGGATCTTAAAAAATCGAACAAACAGATCACCAGGACACTTCGCGGAGAGATAGATCTTCTTAAAGAGGCATTCCATGAAATGCGTGCACTCTATATGCATCAGCTCGAGTTCCAGAAACCGACTGAAGAAGCGATCGATGTGCTGAGTGAAGAGGCTGAGGAGAAGAGGCACTGGATCAGTGTAAAAAAGCTCTTTAAAAAGTTTGGACTGGATAAAACAAAACAGCAGGAGAAATTTCTGAAGCGTTTGAAAAAGGCATGGAAATCGGGGGATGAACGTATTGTAAAAGTAGAAGGGAAGTTCAGACTTGATGCCAGTGAAACATATGAGGATCTTTTAAAGTAA
- a CDS encoding protein-L-isoaspartate(D-aspartate) O-methyltransferase yields the protein MIKARNRQNLVNEIEQHFLLDTHVKEAFLEVDREAFVPNEFKHLSYKLDALPLAARQWISSPLTVAKMTQHLELKGVDSILEIGCGSGYQAAILSKICRRVFTIERIDELLKEAKRRFSELEMHNIFTRFDDGQRGWKQYAPFERILFSATAKEVPQVLFDQLKEDGILVAPIQQSENYHILTRFYKKNGRITSESIEPCLFVPVLDGTQK from the coding sequence ATGATAAAAGCGAGAAACAGACAAAATCTTGTGAATGAAATAGAACAGCATTTTCTGCTTGATACGCATGTCAAAGAGGCCTTTTTGGAAGTCGACAGGGAAGCATTTGTTCCTAATGAGTTCAAGCACCTCTCCTATAAACTTGATGCCCTGCCCCTTGCAGCCCGCCAATGGATATCCTCACCGCTGACCGTTGCCAAAATGACCCAGCACCTTGAACTGAAAGGTGTGGATTCCATTCTGGAGATTGGTTGCGGGAGCGGATATCAGGCGGCAATACTCAGCAAGATCTGTCGCCGTGTTTTTACCATTGAGAGAATTGATGAACTGCTCAAAGAGGCAAAACGCCGTTTCAGTGAACTTGAAATGCACAATATCTTTACCCGTTTTGATGATGGTCAGAGAGGCTGGAAACAGTATGCACCGTTTGAGCGTATTCTCTTCTCGGCAACAGCAAAAGAGGTGCCGCAGGTACTTTTTGATCAGCTTAAAGAGGATGGTATACTGGTTGCACCTATTCAACAGAGTGAAAATTACCATATTTTGACACGCTTTTACAAAAAGAACGGGCGTATTACCTCCGAGAGCATTGAACCATGCCTCTTTGTTCCGGTACTTGACGGTACACAAAAGTAG